One Streptomyces hundungensis DNA segment encodes these proteins:
- a CDS encoding DUF948 domain-containing protein, protein MSGGEVAGILVAVFWAILVSFLAVVLVRLAQTLRATTKLVAEVTDQAVPLLADASLAVRSAQTQLDRVDAIASDVQEVTANASALSTTVASTFGGPLVKVAAFGYGVRRAMGRKSAAPADVPAKSARRTVIVGRTVPPARRSKRKG, encoded by the coding sequence GTGTCCGGTGGAGAGGTGGCCGGGATCCTGGTGGCCGTCTTCTGGGCGATCCTGGTGTCCTTCCTCGCGGTCGTTCTCGTGAGGCTGGCCCAGACGCTGAGGGCGACGACCAAGCTGGTGGCGGAGGTGACGGACCAGGCCGTCCCGCTGCTCGCGGACGCCTCCCTCGCGGTGCGCTCCGCGCAGACCCAGCTCGACCGGGTCGACGCCATCGCCTCCGACGTCCAGGAAGTCACCGCCAACGCGTCCGCGCTCTCCACCACCGTGGCCTCCACCTTCGGTGGCCCGCTGGTGAAGGTGGCCGCGTTCGGGTACGGGGTGCGCCGGGCGATGGGGCGCAAGAGTGCCGCCCCGGCCGATGTGCCCGCCAAGTCGGCACGACGTACCGTGATCGTCGGGCGGACCGTGCCCCCCGCGCGGCGCTCGAAGCGAAAGGGCTGA
- a CDS encoding DUF6167 family protein has translation MFRRTFWFTAGAAAGVWATTKVNRKLKQLTPESLAARTADKAVEAGHRLKDFALDIKSGMAQREAELNDVLGIDGSEPRELPARRRLVALDTTSQQYTKQQHTKQQHTKHSYDRNEDH, from the coding sequence ATGTTCCGCCGTACGTTCTGGTTCACCGCGGGCGCGGCCGCCGGGGTCTGGGCCACCACCAAGGTCAACCGGAAGCTGAAACAGCTCACCCCGGAGAGCCTGGCCGCGCGCACCGCCGACAAGGCGGTCGAAGCCGGCCACCGGCTCAAGGACTTCGCCCTCGACATCAAGTCCGGCATGGCACAGCGCGAGGCCGAACTCAACGACGTCCTGGGCATCGACGGGAGCGAGCCGCGCGAACTCCCCGCGCGGCGCCGCCTCGTCGCCCTCGACACCACCTCACAGCAGTACACGAAGCAGCAGCACACCAAGCAACAGCACACCAAGCATTCGTACGACCGGAATGAGGACCACTGA
- the alaS gene encoding alanine--tRNA ligase gives MESAEIRRRWLSFFEERGHTVVPSASLIADDPTLLLVNAGMVPFKPYFLGETKPPAPRATSVQKCVRTPDIEEVGKTTRHGTFFQMCGNFSFGDYFKEGAITYAWELLTSSVADGGYGLEPEKLWITVYLDDDEAERIWHEVVGVPKERIQRLGKKDNFWSMGVPGPCGPCSEINYDRGPEFGAEGGPAVNDERYVEIWNLVFMQYERGAGDGKEDFPILGDLPSQNIDTGLGLERLAMILQGVQNMYETDTLRVVMDKATELTGVRYGDKHESDVSMRVVADHIRTSVMLIGDGVTPGNEGRGYVLRRIMRRAIRNMRLMGATGPVVQELIDVVIKTMGQQYPELVTDRKRIETVALAEEAAFLKALRGGTNILDTAITETKATGGTVLAGDKAFLLHDTWGFPIDLTLEMAAEQGLSVDEDGFRRLMKQQRDQAKADARAKKTGHADLSAYREVADASGATDFTGYTATENESTIVGLLVDGVPSPAATEGDEVEVVLDRSPFYAEGGGQLADQGRIKLDSGAVIEVRDVQKPVPGVHVHKGVVQVGEVTVGASAYAAIDTRRRRAIARAHSATHLTHQALRDALGPTAAQAGSENSPGRFRFDFGSPAAVPGTVLTDVEQKINEVLARELDVQAEVMSIDEAKKQGAIAEFGEKYGERVRVVTIGDFSKELCGGTHVHNTAQLGLVKLLGESSIGSGVRRIEALVGVDAYNFLAREHTVVAQLQELVKGRSEELPEKISAMLGKLKDAEKEIEKFRAEKVLQAAAGLVDSAKDVRGTALVTGQVPDGTSADDLRKLVLDVRGRIPGDRPAVVALFTTANGRPVTVIATNEAARERGLKAGELVRTAAKTLGGGGGGKPDVAQGGGQNPDAIGDAMDAVERQVAETA, from the coding sequence ATGGAGTCGGCCGAGATTCGCCGCCGCTGGCTGAGCTTCTTCGAGGAGCGCGGGCACACCGTCGTCCCTTCGGCGTCGCTCATCGCGGACGACCCGACTCTGCTGCTCGTCAACGCGGGCATGGTCCCCTTCAAGCCGTACTTCCTGGGTGAGACCAAGCCGCCCGCCCCGCGCGCCACCAGCGTGCAGAAGTGCGTGCGCACGCCGGACATCGAAGAGGTCGGCAAGACCACCCGGCACGGCACGTTCTTCCAGATGTGCGGCAACTTCTCCTTCGGGGACTACTTCAAGGAAGGCGCCATCACGTACGCCTGGGAGCTGCTCACCAGCTCCGTGGCGGACGGCGGCTACGGCCTGGAGCCCGAGAAGCTCTGGATCACCGTCTACCTCGACGACGACGAGGCCGAGCGCATCTGGCACGAGGTCGTCGGCGTGCCCAAGGAGCGCATCCAGCGCCTGGGCAAGAAGGACAACTTCTGGTCCATGGGCGTGCCCGGACCGTGCGGGCCCTGCTCCGAGATCAACTACGACCGCGGCCCCGAGTTCGGCGCCGAGGGCGGCCCGGCCGTCAACGACGAGCGGTACGTGGAGATCTGGAACCTGGTCTTCATGCAGTACGAGCGCGGCGCCGGTGACGGCAAGGAGGACTTCCCGATCCTGGGTGACCTCCCCTCCCAGAACATCGACACCGGCCTCGGCCTCGAACGCCTCGCGATGATCCTGCAAGGCGTGCAGAACATGTACGAGACCGACACCCTGCGCGTCGTCATGGACAAGGCCACCGAGCTGACCGGTGTGCGCTACGGCGACAAGCACGAGTCAGACGTGTCGATGCGGGTGGTCGCCGACCACATCCGTACCTCCGTGATGCTCATCGGCGACGGCGTGACCCCCGGCAACGAGGGCCGCGGCTATGTGCTGCGCCGCATCATGCGCCGCGCCATCCGCAACATGCGGCTCATGGGCGCCACCGGCCCCGTCGTTCAGGAACTGATCGACGTCGTCATCAAGACGATGGGCCAGCAGTACCCGGAGCTCGTCACCGACCGCAAGCGCATCGAGACGGTCGCGCTCGCTGAGGAGGCCGCGTTCCTCAAGGCGCTGCGCGGCGGCACCAACATCCTGGACACCGCCATCACCGAGACCAAGGCCACCGGTGGCACGGTCCTCGCCGGCGACAAGGCGTTCCTGCTCCACGACACCTGGGGCTTCCCGATCGACCTCACCCTGGAGATGGCCGCCGAACAGGGCCTGTCCGTGGACGAGGACGGCTTCCGCCGCCTGATGAAGCAGCAGCGCGACCAGGCCAAGGCCGACGCCCGCGCCAAGAAGACCGGTCACGCCGACCTGTCCGCCTACCGCGAGGTGGCCGACGCCTCCGGCGCCACCGACTTCACCGGCTACACCGCCACCGAGAACGAGTCGACCATCGTCGGCCTGCTCGTCGACGGCGTGCCCTCGCCCGCCGCCACCGAGGGCGACGAGGTCGAGGTCGTCCTCGACCGCTCGCCGTTCTACGCCGAGGGCGGCGGCCAGCTCGCCGACCAGGGCCGCATCAAGCTCGACAGCGGCGCGGTCATCGAGGTCCGCGACGTGCAGAAGCCGGTCCCCGGCGTGCACGTGCACAAGGGTGTCGTCCAGGTCGGCGAGGTGACGGTCGGCGCGTCCGCGTACGCCGCCATCGACACCAGGCGCCGCCGGGCCATCGCCCGCGCCCACTCCGCGACCCACCTCACCCACCAGGCGCTGCGCGACGCGCTCGGCCCGACCGCCGCCCAGGCCGGCTCGGAGAACTCGCCGGGCCGCTTCCGCTTCGACTTCGGCTCGCCCGCCGCCGTCCCCGGCACGGTCCTCACCGATGTCGAGCAGAAGATCAACGAGGTCCTCGCCCGCGAACTCGACGTGCAGGCCGAGGTCATGTCGATCGACGAGGCCAAGAAGCAGGGCGCCATCGCCGAGTTCGGCGAGAAGTACGGCGAGCGGGTCCGTGTGGTCACCATCGGCGACTTCTCCAAGGAGCTGTGCGGCGGCACCCACGTCCACAACACCGCCCAGCTGGGTCTGGTGAAGCTGCTCGGCGAGTCGTCCATCGGCTCCGGGGTGCGCCGCATCGAGGCCCTGGTCGGCGTCGACGCGTACAACTTCCTGGCGCGTGAGCACACCGTCGTCGCCCAGCTCCAGGAGCTGGTCAAGGGACGCTCCGAGGAGCTGCCGGAGAAGATCTCCGCCATGCTCGGCAAGTTGAAGGACGCCGAGAAGGAGATCGAGAAGTTCCGCGCGGAGAAGGTGCTCCAGGCCGCCGCCGGTCTGGTCGACTCCGCCAAGGACGTCCGCGGCACCGCGCTCGTCACCGGCCAGGTGCCGGACGGCACCTCCGCCGACGACCTGCGCAAGCTGGTCCTCGACGTGCGCGGCCGCATCCCGGGTGACCGCCCGGCCGTCGTCGCCCTGTTCACCACGGCCAACGGCCGCCCGGTCACCGTCATCGCCACCAACGAGGCCGCCCGCGAGCGCGGCCTCAAGGCCGGCGAGCTGGTCCGCACCGCCGCGAAGACCCTCGGAGGCGGAGGCGGCGGCAAGCCGGACGTCGCCCAGGGCGGCGGCCAGAACCCGGACGCGATCGGCGACGCCATGGACGCCGTCGAGCGCCAGGTCGCCGAGACCGCCTGA
- the ruvX gene encoding Holliday junction resolvase RuvX → MRRGRRLAIDVGDARIGVASCDPDGVLATPVETVPGRDVPAAHRRLRQLVEEYEPIEVIVGLPRSLNGGEGPAAAKVRVFTRELARGIAPIGVRLVDERMTTVTASQGLRASGVKSKKGRSFIDQAAAVVILQNALEAERVSGNAPGEGVEVVI, encoded by the coding sequence ATGAGACGAGGACGCCGGCTCGCGATCGATGTCGGGGACGCACGCATCGGGGTCGCCTCGTGCGACCCCGACGGGGTGCTCGCCACGCCGGTGGAGACCGTGCCGGGACGTGACGTCCCGGCCGCCCACCGGCGGCTGCGCCAGCTCGTCGAGGAGTACGAGCCGATCGAGGTGATCGTCGGACTGCCCCGCTCCCTCAACGGGGGCGAGGGCCCGGCGGCGGCCAAGGTCCGCGTCTTCACGCGGGAGTTGGCGCGCGGCATCGCCCCGATCGGGGTGCGGCTCGTGGACGAGCGGATGACGACGGTGACCGCCAGCCAGGGACTGCGCGCCTCCGGGGTGAAGTCCAAGAAGGGACGTTCCTTCATCGACCAGGCGGCCGCCGTGGTCATCCTTCAGAACGCCCTTGAGGCCGAACGGGTGTCAGGTAACGCTCCGGGCGAAGGCGTCGAAGTGGTTATCTGA
- the mltG gene encoding endolytic transglycosylase MltG, with translation MTEYGRGQGSEPWHPEDPLFGDQGWGAQQAASGQASYDGHQQQEQYPQQYHPQQPQDPYGQQPYAEQPQPQPHYAEQQGYVEQPQQGYPQQQYAQQYAAPPQQPQHYDGGWDATGRQAAMPYAGQQPDPYPHGYAEEGHDLYGTPEAYPPPQPPGQRQAPTVPEVPEQGHEWNAEPQEENHPFFTGVDDSERDDDEPRESRRASAGGGGRDRRSKTKKKGKSGRACLVLAVIFAVGAGGIGYVGYDFYQKKFGSAPDYVGEGAGESVTIEVPTGAGGSEIGQLLKQAGVVKSIDAFVQAQNDDPKGKTIQAGAYTLKKGMSAASAIKLMLNPASRNSLIIPEGKRNAWVYGEIDKRLGVSSGTTKEIALKNADSMGLPDWAKGHKNVKDPLEGFLYPASYPVAKGMKPEDVLKKMVNRATSEYGKQDLAAEAKKLHLDGPWQLLTVASLVQAEGKTPDDFRRMSEVVYNRLKPDNTQTNQKLQFDSAYNYLTNQSNIKIGLSEINSNPDPYNTYKWRGLTPGPIGNPGSEAMAAALDPTSEGWMYFVATDGQHKTEFAKTLSEFNKLKDEFNAQSGQ, from the coding sequence ATGACTGAGTATGGCCGGGGCCAAGGCTCCGAACCGTGGCACCCAGAGGACCCCCTCTTCGGGGACCAGGGGTGGGGAGCGCAGCAGGCTGCCTCCGGTCAGGCTTCGTACGACGGCCACCAGCAGCAGGAGCAGTACCCGCAGCAGTACCACCCGCAGCAGCCGCAGGACCCGTACGGGCAGCAGCCCTACGCCGAGCAGCCGCAGCCGCAGCCGCACTACGCCGAGCAGCAGGGCTACGTCGAACAGCCCCAACAGGGCTACCCCCAGCAGCAGTACGCGCAGCAGTACGCGGCCCCGCCGCAGCAGCCGCAGCACTACGACGGGGGCTGGGACGCCACCGGCCGGCAGGCCGCCATGCCCTACGCGGGTCAGCAGCCGGACCCGTACCCCCACGGCTACGCCGAAGAGGGCCACGACCTCTACGGCACGCCCGAGGCGTATCCGCCGCCGCAGCCGCCCGGCCAGCGGCAGGCCCCCACCGTGCCCGAGGTGCCCGAACAGGGCCACGAGTGGAACGCCGAACCGCAGGAGGAGAACCACCCGTTCTTCACCGGCGTTGACGACAGCGAACGGGACGACGACGAGCCGCGCGAGTCCCGCCGCGCCTCCGCGGGCGGCGGCGGCCGCGACCGGCGGAGCAAGACCAAGAAGAAGGGCAAGAGCGGGCGCGCCTGCCTCGTCCTCGCGGTGATCTTCGCGGTGGGGGCCGGCGGAATCGGTTACGTGGGCTACGACTTCTACCAGAAGAAGTTCGGCTCGGCCCCCGACTACGTGGGTGAGGGCGCGGGCGAGAGCGTCACCATCGAGGTGCCGACCGGCGCCGGCGGCTCCGAGATCGGCCAGCTCCTCAAGCAGGCCGGTGTCGTCAAGAGCATCGACGCCTTCGTCCAGGCGCAGAACGACGACCCCAAGGGCAAGACGATCCAGGCCGGCGCCTACACGCTGAAGAAGGGCATGTCGGCGGCGAGCGCGATCAAGTTGATGCTCAACCCGGCCAGCCGCAACTCGCTCATCATTCCCGAAGGCAAACGAAACGCCTGGGTCTACGGCGAGATCGACAAGCGGCTCGGCGTCTCCTCCGGCACGACCAAGGAGATCGCGCTCAAGAACGCCGACAGCATGGGTCTGCCGGACTGGGCCAAGGGCCACAAGAACGTCAAGGACCCGCTGGAAGGGTTCCTCTACCCGGCGAGCTACCCGGTCGCCAAGGGCATGAAGCCCGAGGACGTGCTCAAGAAGATGGTCAACCGGGCCACCTCCGAGTACGGCAAGCAGGACCTGGCCGCCGAGGCCAAGAAGCTGCATCTGGACGGCCCCTGGCAGCTCCTCACCGTCGCGAGCCTGGTGCAGGCCGAGGGCAAGACGCCCGACGACTTCCGCAGGATGTCCGAGGTCGTCTACAACCGCCTCAAGCCGGACAACACCCAGACCAACCAGAAGCTCCAGTTCGACTCGGCGTACAACTACCTCACCAACCAGAGCAACATCAAGATCGGCCTGTCCGAGATCAACAGCAACCCGGACCCGTACAACACCTACAAGTGGCGGGGTCTGACGCCCGGGCCGATCGGCAACCCCGGCAGCGAGGCGATGGCCGCGGCGCTGGACCCGACGAGCGAGGGCTGGATGTACTTCGTGGCCACCGACGGCCAGCACAAGACCGAATTCGCCAAGACGCTGAGCGAGTTCAACAAGCTGAAGGACGAGTTCAATGCCCAGTCCGGCCAGTGA
- a CDS encoding shikimate dehydrogenase has translation MPSPASEGARRAAVLGSPIAHSLSPVLHRAAYAELGLRHWSYDRFEIDEAGLSGFFAGLDTSWAGLSLTMPLKRAVIPLLDAVSATAASVEAVNTVVFTDDGRRLGDNTDIPGMIAALGERGVTRVESAAVLGAGATASSALAALARICVGPVTAYVRSEERAAEMRGWGERLEVDVRTADWSRAAEAFAAPLVIATTPAGTTDALAAAVPERAGTLFDVLYEPWPTALAAAWSARGGAVVGGLDLLVHQAVLQVEQMTGCANAPLDAMRKAGEAALAGR, from the coding sequence ATGCCCAGTCCGGCCAGTGAGGGCGCGCGACGGGCGGCCGTGCTCGGGTCGCCCATCGCGCACTCCCTCTCCCCGGTCCTGCACCGGGCCGCGTACGCCGAACTCGGCCTCCGGCACTGGTCCTACGACCGGTTCGAGATCGACGAGGCCGGGCTCTCCGGCTTCTTCGCGGGGCTCGACACCTCCTGGGCCGGTCTCTCGCTCACGATGCCGCTGAAGCGGGCGGTCATCCCGCTGCTCGACGCGGTGAGCGCGACGGCGGCCTCCGTCGAGGCGGTCAACACCGTCGTCTTCACGGACGACGGCCGTCGCCTGGGCGACAACACCGACATCCCGGGCATGATCGCGGCCCTGGGGGAGCGCGGGGTGACCCGGGTCGAGTCCGCCGCCGTCCTCGGCGCGGGCGCGACCGCCTCCTCGGCGCTCGCCGCCCTCGCCCGGATCTGCGTCGGCCCGGTCACGGCGTACGTACGCAGCGAGGAGCGGGCCGCGGAGATGCGCGGCTGGGGCGAGCGGCTGGAAGTCGACGTCCGCACCGCCGACTGGTCGCGGGCGGCCGAGGCCTTCGCGGCGCCGCTCGTCATCGCCACCACCCCGGCCGGCACCACCGACGCGCTGGCCGCGGCCGTTCCCGAGCGGGCCGGCACCCTCTTCGACGTGCTGTACGAGCCCTGGCCGACCGCGCTCGCGGCCGCCTGGTCGGCGCGCGGGGGAGCCGTCGTCGGCGGCCTCGACCTGCTCGTGCACCAGGCCGTGCTCCAGGTCGAGCAGATGACGGGCTGTGCGAACGCGCCGCTCGACGCCATGCGCAAGGCGGGCGAGGCGGCGCTGGCGGGCCGTTGA
- the aroC gene encoding chorismate synthase: MSRLRWLTAGESHGPALVATLEGLPAGVPITTEMVADHLARRRLGYGRGARMKFERDEVTFLGGVRHGLSMGSPIAVMVGNTEWPKWEQVMSADPVDPEILAELARNAPLTRPRPGHADLAGMQKYGFDEARPILERASARETAARVALGAVARSYLKETAGIEIVSHVVELAAAKAPYGVVPTPADVEKLDADPVRCLDADASKAMVAEIDQAHKDGDTLGGVVEVLAYGVPVGLGSHVHWDRRLDARLAAALMGIQAIKGVEVGDGFGLARVPGSQAHDEIVNTDEGVKRTSGRSGGTEGGLTTGELLRVRAAMKPIATVPRALATIDVATGEAAKAHHQRSDVCAVPAAGIVAEAMVALVLADAVAEKFGGDSVPETRRNVASYLDNLQIR; encoded by the coding sequence TTGAGCAGGTTGCGCTGGCTGACCGCGGGGGAGTCCCACGGACCCGCACTTGTCGCGACGCTGGAGGGCCTTCCCGCCGGCGTACCGATCACCACGGAGATGGTGGCCGACCACCTGGCCCGGCGGCGGCTCGGCTATGGGCGCGGCGCCCGCATGAAGTTCGAGCGCGACGAGGTGACCTTCCTCGGCGGCGTACGACACGGCCTGTCCATGGGCTCGCCGATCGCGGTCATGGTGGGCAACACCGAGTGGCCCAAGTGGGAGCAGGTCATGTCGGCCGACCCGGTCGACCCCGAGATCCTCGCGGAGCTCGCCCGCAACGCGCCGCTGACCCGCCCGAGGCCCGGCCACGCCGACCTCGCCGGCATGCAGAAGTACGGCTTCGACGAGGCCCGGCCGATCCTGGAGCGCGCCAGCGCCCGGGAGACCGCCGCCCGCGTCGCGCTCGGCGCGGTGGCGCGCTCCTACCTCAAGGAGACGGCCGGCATCGAGATCGTCAGCCATGTGGTGGAGCTGGCCGCGGCCAAGGCGCCCTACGGCGTCGTGCCGACCCCCGCCGACGTCGAGAAGCTGGACGCCGACCCGGTGCGCTGCCTGGACGCGGACGCCTCGAAGGCGATGGTCGCCGAGATCGACCAGGCCCACAAGGACGGCGACACCCTCGGCGGAGTCGTCGAGGTGCTCGCCTACGGAGTGCCCGTGGGCCTCGGCTCGCACGTCCACTGGGACCGCCGTCTGGACGCGCGGCTCGCCGCCGCCCTCATGGGCATCCAGGCGATCAAGGGCGTCGAGGTCGGCGACGGCTTCGGGCTCGCCCGGGTGCCCGGCTCGCAGGCGCACGACGAGATCGTCAACACCGACGAGGGCGTCAAGCGCACCTCCGGCCGCTCCGGCGGCACCGAGGGCGGCCTGACCACCGGCGAACTGCTGCGCGTGCGCGCCGCGATGAAGCCGATCGCGACCGTGCCCCGCGCGCTCGCCACCATCGACGTCGCCACCGGCGAGGCCGCCAAGGCCCACCACCAGCGCTCCGACGTCTGTGCCGTACCGGCCGCTGGCATCGTCGCCGAGGCCATGGTCGCGCTCGTCCTCGCGGACGCCGTCGCCGAGAAGTTCGGCGGCGACAGCGTGCCCGAGACCCGTCGCAACGTCGCGTCCTACCTCGACAACCTCCAGATCCGGTGA
- a CDS encoding shikimate kinase, with the protein MSTSPLVVLVGPMGSGKSTVGALLAERLGAPYRDTDADIVAADGRPISDIFIEDGEPHFRALERDAVRRALAEHPGVLALGGGAILDADTRALLAPHPVVYLSMDVEEAVRRVGLNTARPLLAVNPRRQWRELMDARRHLYTEVARVVVATDERTPEEVAQAVLDALELKDA; encoded by the coding sequence GTGAGCACCTCACCCCTGGTCGTCCTGGTCGGGCCGATGGGCTCCGGCAAGTCCACCGTGGGCGCGCTGCTCGCCGAACGGCTCGGCGCGCCCTACCGGGACACCGACGCCGACATCGTGGCCGCCGACGGCCGCCCGATCTCGGACATCTTCATCGAGGACGGCGAGCCGCACTTCCGCGCCCTGGAGCGGGACGCGGTACGGCGCGCGCTCGCCGAGCACCCCGGCGTGCTCGCGCTGGGCGGCGGCGCGATCCTCGACGCCGACACCCGCGCCCTGCTCGCGCCGCACCCCGTGGTCTATCTGTCGATGGACGTCGAGGAGGCGGTCAGGCGCGTCGGCCTGAACACCGCCCGCCCGCTGCTCGCGGTCAACCCGCGCCGGCAGTGGCGCGAGCTGATGGACGCGCGGCGCCATCTGTACACCGAAGTCGCCCGTGTGGTCGTCGCGACCGACGAGCGCACCCCCGAAGAGGTCGCCCAGGCGGTCCTCGACGCACTGGAGTTGAAGGACGCATGA
- the aroB gene encoding 3-dehydroquinate synthase, translating to MTEQAPTRIQVGAAAGTDPYDVLVGRNLLGELAGLIGDRAQRIAIIHPEALAGTGDAIREDLAAQGYEAIAIQVPNAEEAKTAEVAAYCWKALGQSGFTRTDVVIGVGGGATTDLAGFVAATWLRGVRWISVPTTVLGMVDAAVGGKTGINTAEGKNLVGSFHPPVGVLCDLAALESLPVNDYVSGLAEIIKAGFIADPVILDLIEADPAGARTPQGPHAAELIERSIRVKADVVSSDLKESGLREILNYGHTLAHAIEKNERYKWRHGAAVSVGMVFAAELGRLAGRLDDATADRHSAILESVGLPLTYRGDQWPKLLENMKLDKKSRGNLLRFIVLDGLAKPTVLEGPDPSVLLAAYGEVSA from the coding sequence ATGACGGAGCAGGCACCCACCCGGATCCAGGTCGGCGCCGCCGCCGGGACGGACCCGTACGACGTGCTCGTCGGCCGCAACCTGCTGGGCGAGCTGGCCGGACTCATCGGCGACCGGGCACAGCGGATCGCGATCATCCACCCCGAGGCGCTGGCCGGCACCGGTGACGCGATCCGCGAGGACCTCGCGGCCCAGGGCTATGAGGCCATCGCCATCCAGGTCCCCAACGCCGAGGAGGCCAAGACCGCCGAGGTCGCCGCCTACTGCTGGAAGGCGCTCGGCCAGTCCGGCTTCACCCGCACCGATGTCGTCATCGGCGTGGGCGGCGGGGCCACCACCGACCTCGCCGGCTTCGTCGCGGCCACCTGGCTGCGCGGGGTGCGCTGGATCTCGGTGCCGACCACCGTGCTCGGCATGGTGGACGCGGCCGTCGGCGGCAAGACCGGCATCAACACCGCCGAGGGCAAGAACCTGGTGGGCTCCTTCCACCCGCCCGTCGGCGTCCTGTGCGACTTGGCGGCGCTGGAGTCGCTGCCGGTCAACGACTACGTGTCGGGCCTGGCCGAGATCATCAAGGCCGGCTTCATCGCCGACCCGGTCATCCTCGACCTGATCGAGGCCGACCCGGCCGGCGCCCGCACCCCGCAGGGCCCGCACGCCGCCGAGCTCATCGAGCGCTCCATCAGGGTCAAGGCGGACGTGGTCTCCAGCGACCTGAAGGAATCGGGTCTGCGCGAGATCCTCAACTACGGCCACACCCTGGCGCACGCCATCGAGAAGAACGAGCGCTACAAGTGGCGGCACGGCGCGGCCGTCTCCGTCGGCATGGTCTTCGCGGCCGAACTCGGCCGTCTGGCAGGGCGGTTGGACGACGCGACCGCCGACCGGCACAGCGCGATCCTGGAGTCGGTCGGCCTGCCGCTCACCTACCGCGGCGACCAGTGGCCCAAGCTCCTGGAGAACATGAAGCTGGACAAGAAGTCCCGCGGCAACCTGCTCCGCTTCATCGTCCTGGACGGCCTCGCCAAGCCGACCGTCCTGGAGGGCCCCGACCCGTCGGTGCTGCTCGCCGCCTACGGCGAGGTCTCCGCGTGA
- the aroQ gene encoding type II 3-dehydroquinate dehydratase, protein MTRRVFVLNGPNLGRLGSREPDVYGATTYAGLVEVCEALGKELGFEVSVRETNDEGELIRWLHEAADGRIPVVINPGAFTHYSYGMRDAAAQRTAPLIEVHISNPYAREEFRHTSVIAPVATGTVAGFGIGSYRLALRALADELADELG, encoded by the coding sequence GTGACCCGGCGGGTGTTCGTCCTCAACGGCCCCAACCTGGGGCGCCTCGGCTCCCGCGAGCCCGACGTCTACGGCGCCACGACCTACGCCGGTCTCGTCGAGGTCTGCGAGGCGCTCGGCAAGGAGCTCGGCTTCGAGGTCTCGGTCCGCGAGACCAACGACGAAGGGGAGCTCATCCGCTGGCTCCACGAAGCCGCGGACGGTCGAATTCCGGTCGTCATCAACCCGGGCGCCTTCACGCACTACTCGTACGGAATGCGCGACGCGGCGGCCCAGCGCACCGCGCCGCTCATCGAGGTGCACATCTCGAACCCGTACGCCCGTGAGGAATTCCGCCACACCTCGGTGATCGCGCCCGTCGCCACCGGCACCGTCGCGGGCTTCGGCATCGGCTCCTACCGCCTGGCACTGCGGGCCCTCGCCGACGAACTGGCCGACGAACTCGGCTGA
- a CDS encoding Pro-rich N-terminal domain-containing protein, whose translation MQHAGGAPLPPPHAPGQPPHDWARAIEPEGTAPLRPGAPPAHPPAPGAAPPYQPGPPPGSGAAGLPAPHHPAAAQPPGQGWHGPAPQHASARPPSRDTTGHVALPPGGPVPMPQAPEGTGATTLAALLIGPAGAGKTTVARYWAQHRRVPTAHISLDDVREWVCSGFADPQSGWNDHSEAQYRLARRTCGFAARNFLANGISCILDDAVFPDRPVVGLGGWKRHVGPGLLPVVLLPGLEVVLERNAERSGNRRLSDEEVAGIHGRMAGWYGSGLPIIDNSQYDVPTTARLLDDVLARTIASPPSW comes from the coding sequence ATGCAGCACGCAGGGGGGGCTCCACTGCCGCCGCCCCACGCCCCGGGGCAGCCCCCGCACGACTGGGCCCGGGCGATCGAGCCGGAGGGCACGGCTCCGCTGAGGCCGGGGGCGCCCCCGGCCCATCCGCCCGCGCCCGGCGCCGCCCCGCCCTACCAGCCGGGGCCGCCACCGGGATCCGGGGCCGCGGGGCTCCCGGCCCCGCACCACCCCGCAGCGGCGCAGCCGCCCGGCCAGGGCTGGCACGGGCCCGCGCCGCAGCACGCCTCGGCCCGGCCGCCGTCCCGCGACACCACGGGCCACGTCGCCTTGCCGCCCGGCGGGCCGGTCCCGATGCCGCAGGCGCCGGAGGGCACCGGGGCGACCACGCTCGCGGCGCTGCTCATCGGCCCCGCCGGGGCGGGCAAGACGACCGTGGCCCGCTACTGGGCGCAGCACCGCCGGGTGCCCACCGCCCACATCAGCCTCGACGACGTACGCGAATGGGTGTGCTCGGGGTTCGCCGACCCCCAGTCCGGCTGGAACGACCACTCCGAGGCCCAGTACCGCCTGGCCCGCCGCACCTGCGGCTTCGCCGCGCGCAACTTCCTGGCCAACGGGATCTCCTGCATCCTCGACGACGCGGTCTTCCCCGACCGGCCGGTCGTGGGGCTCGGCGGCTGGAAGCGGCACGTGGGGCCCGGGCTGCTGCCGGTCGTGCTGCTTCCGGGGCTCGAGGTGGTCCTGGAGCGCAACGCGGAGCGCAGCGGCAATCGTCGGCTCTCGGACGAGGAGGTGGCCGGCATCCATGGCCGGATGGCCGGCTGGTACGGCTCGGGGCTGCCGATCATCGACAACTCCCAGTACGACGTCCCCACCACGGCCCGCCTCCTGGACGACGTCCTGGCCCGAACCATCGCGAGCCCGCCAAGCTGGTAG